The Rissa tridactyla isolate bRisTri1 chromosome 12, bRisTri1.patW.cur.20221130, whole genome shotgun sequence DNA window CCAGGAGCCTCCAGCACTGCCCCATGGTGATGGGGCTgatgtggggctgtggggcagcggAACAGGCCCCAGACCCAGGGGGGAGCCCTGCGGCAGTGAGGGGCAGGGGCTGCGCTGCAGCAGGGTCCTGCGGGcacccccagtcccagccccagccccagccccagcccctgctccggTCCCATCCCAGCCTATTTTGGCCCCTGCGTCTGCTCAAATCTCAGTCCAGTCCCAGCACCAGTTCCAGCCCAGCCCCAGtcccagtccaagcccctgctccAGTTCCGTCCCAGCCAACTTCAGCCCCTGCTTTTGCACAAGTACCAGCCCAGACCCACTCCTagtgccagccccagccccagtccCAATCAcaatcccagtcccagtcccagttccagtcccagccccagccccagccccagccccagtccAAGTCTCAGTCCTGTCCTagtcccagcccagcccagtccCAGCACCCCCCCAGGAGGGGCAGGAACTCACATCCCAGCCATCCTGGTGGAGTTTCCGACACAGGAAAAGGCAGCGGCGCCGAGCGGGGCGGTGGGGGCGGccgtgctgggaggcagcaccgCGGCCCTGCCATGGACTGCGAGGCCAAGAAGGGGAAGAAGGTGCGTGGGcctggggctggtgtcctggggggctggcaggagggtgggAGCGGGCAAGACACATGGGGACACTGGACGAGTGTCCCCGCAACCCTCCCCTGGTGTGGTGGTGAGAGGTGGGGTCCCCACCTGCTGCCCCCCAAACCGCCCAAATGCTGCAAATTTGGGGTCAGTGAGAAGAGAGGTGACCAGCCCCTCCTCGGGCGCTGGGTGCCCGCAGACCCCCTGCATGGGTGCCGGGGTTGGACGCCCAGCGCTGACGCGTCCCCGTGCCCGCTCTCCCTCCCAGGGCTTTGTGTCGCCCATCAAGCGGCTGGTTTTCCCCAAAGCGGCTCGGAGGCCGGCGCTCCGCAGCAGCGTCTACCGGCGGCCGCTGCACTCAGTGCCCCTCTACCCCCCCGATTACCTGATCGACCCCCAGATCTTGCTGCACGACTACGTGGAGAAGGAGGTGAAGGTAAGGGGGTGGGaggtccccagggatgctcggggTCCCTGCCTTTGCGCGGTGGGGGTGACGAGGCCACCACACCACACAGAGGGCCACCACCCACGGTGGCCAGGAGGGTCCcggtcccctccctgcctgggtAACAcccagggaaggggaaggtgggctgggggtgcaggaagGATGCCCCCATTGCAGGGTCTCCCTGCACTCTGTGTGGATGTGGGTGCTctgggggaggctctgggccatgGGGTGGGGAGGATGCATAGCCCCAAGCCCCCTGGCCCCAACCCCCCCACCAGCTGCCCTGGGTTTTGTCCCCCCCATAGTTTTTAGGCCACCTGACATGGGTGACAGCCTCCCTGAACCCTTCCAGCCGGGATgaggtgctgcagctgctggacaCAGCCAGGGTAAGAGGGGTCCCGACACCGCCCCCGTGTGACCCCCCTACACAGCTGGGTGCCCCCACGCCCCTGGCGTTTGTTCTGCCCCCgcagcagctgaaggagctgccGCTGCAGACGACGCCGGAGCAGGACAGCATCCTCAGCCTCTCCGCACGCTGCCTCCTGCTCACCTGGCGCGACAACGAGGAGCTGATCCTGCGCATCCCCACCCACGAGATCGCCGCGGCGTCCTACCTGCGCGATGACGCCCTGCATCTCCTCATCCTCAAAACCGGTGCGGGTGTCTGGCTGGGCCAGCTGTGCCACAGCTGGTCCCGAGCGCCCAGTGTCCCCAGGCCACAGGGTTTGGAGCCCAGGGGGGGCGGtgctggggaggtgctgggtCCTGTGagggcagcagcatgggctgaGCTCAAAAGCCCTCACTGGCTCGGCAAGGGGCTTGGTGGGGGTCTGCTTTCCTGGGGCTGGAGCGGGGCACTGCTTCAGGCTCCCCACCATCTCTGCTCTGTAGGGCTCCCCGTCCTCTGCGTCACCACTGCCCCGGCAGGCAGGTGCCAGCTGTGCTCCCAGCCCCGTTGCCTTTAAcgtcaggaggagaggaggctggaaGTGACCCCTGTCCCTGTGTCAACCCCCCTCCCTGCACATGGAGCCCCAGGGGGGCACAGGGACTCCTGCACTTTGATCAGCAAACCTGGGCTCAGCTGCCAGCCGCAGGCagggtccccggggagggggctgcgctgggctgAACTCCAGCCTGCACACAGAGCGGTCCCCTaatcccctgccctgctgcccctaATCCTCCAGTCTCCTGCCCCTaatccccctgccccagccccactgcagccccaCTGTTCCCAACCCACTGGGGCTCCCCATCCCGtcctccccccatccctctgcatccctcccagccggtgggatggggcagccagTGCCTGGGGGCCAGGCAGGGTAGGCAGCGCAGCCCCCAACCCTGATGCCCAGTCTCTCCTTCGCTGCCCCAGGCCTGGGGGTGGACCCGGTCCCTGCTGGAGCGCACCCCGAGGTGGCCCCCATCGGTTTGCTGGAGTCGTTCCCGGCTGAGAAGCGGCCGGGAGGTTCGTGGCCGGAGGGTGGGCGGCTGGGGGGGCCCGATGGAGCGGCGGCACACCATCTGCAGCCTGGACTGGCGGGCAGCGCGGGGTGGGCAGGAGGGCCGGCAGGGCGGCAGcctggagcggcggcggggcggcagctGGGAGCGGCGTCAGCGCGGGCGGCCCTCGGGCAGCTGGGAGCGGCGGCAGCCCTGCGGCGGCAGCtgggagcggcggcgggccggtACCGTCGGCGGCAGCTGGGAGCGTGGTGCCGGCTTCGGCAGCTGGGAGCGGCGGCACGCCGGCAGCAACCCCCTGGACCCTCAGGACCCCTGCCCCGACGCCTACTCCAACCTCATCATCCTCGCCGTGCCCAACagggtgagtggccccagcacagAGCCATTTGCCAGCACATGGCCACCCACCGGCacatggccaccagcccacccgtgctccttccctcccactgcaGGACGCTGGCGAAGAGTCCTGCGCGCTCATCTGCCAGGTCTTCCAGATCATCTATGGGGACCAGAGCATCGAGTGTGTGGATCGCGCCGGGTACCACTACACCTCCACACCCACGCGGCCCTGGCTCTCCAGCAGGAGTGAGTGGCTGGGGACGGGCATGGGGATGCCGAGCAGGGTGGCACAGGCCTGACAGACAGGGGTGTGTTGGCCAGGTGCCATGGTAGAGGGTTGGCCCCACTCTTAGACCtcatctctccctccccaggcgACAGCTGCCGTACGGACGGGACGTACGGCTACGACGCCgacttcagctgctgcagctccttgTGAGTCTGGCTCCCCTCAAGGTGCCCCTGCACTGGGGTgggtgccccagccccagctgggtgcctgtcccagctgcagagatgccccagccctgcccgatGGTGGGTGCTGTGCAGTGTGGGCACACAAGGGGTGGCAGCACCCACTGACTCCCGTTCTCTTGCAGCAACGGCTCCCATGACACCTTCGAAGCGTATTACAGTGGCGCCTCGTCACCCTCCTTCCACCAGTCCCACCACAGCTTGGCCACTGCCTGCAGCGGCAGCGACCAGAGCagtgcagggctggagcagctgcaggacTACATGGTCACGGTGCGGGGACAGGGAAAGGGGAGGGACCCTGCAAGGGTCTGAGCCCCCAGCACCAGGGAGTAGCCGGTGGGGTGCGGagttgggggggctggggctgtgcactGCCGGTGTCCCCAGTACCGACTTGTCCCCGTGTCCTCGCAGCTGCGCAACAAGCTGTCACCGCAGGAGATTCAGCAGTTTGCCCTCTTGCTCCGTGAGTACCGCCTGGGCACGCCGGTGCAGGAGTACTGCGGGGAGCTCCTGCGCCTCTACGGGGACCGCAGGAAATTCCTCCTCCTGGGTGAGTGTCACCCTAGTGATGTCCATGCATCCCTTGGGggcagggtgctgctgctgggtgtgcTCCTGGGGGTGTTGCGACCTCACTGCTTgcaggggatgggatgggatgggatgggatgggatgggatgggatgagccCCCCTGCAAGCAGACAGTGGGGCTGGGTGGCATCACACCCCAGCGCTGCCCGCCTGGGCAGGGTCACCCTGAGGCTGACGGTGCCCATGGCAGGAATGAGGCCCTTCATCCCCGACCAAGACATCGGGTACTTTGAGACCTTCCTGGAGAGCATTGGCATCCGGGAGGGCGGGATCCTCACCGACAGCTTTGGCCGCATCAAGCGCAGCATGAGCAACACATCGGCCTCGGCCGTGCGCAGCTACGACAGCTGGTCCTTGCGCTCAGAGTCCGAGTCCTTCAACCGCATGATCACGGACATCACCCACGACATCGAGGCGCTGGCacgggatgaggaagaggaggaggaggaggaagaggacaacTACCTGTGAGGGTGTGCCAAAACCCAGCTCCCTGCTTGCTGACACAGTGCTGCACCTCCAAGCCCAGACTTGCCAagtgcccagctctgccacagtgCCTGGGACAGGGGATGTTGTCCCCCTGTTTGTCACCATGGGAGGCGACATGGGTTTCGCACCACCCTGGCAGCTCTCAGAAGGGCTGATGGCATcacagggcagccctggcagTGGGGGAGCCCCCGGCCGGCAATGCCATGTGCTGTAATTTCTGCAGATTGCAATTAAATGCCAGCACTGGGAGTGCAGCAGGTTCTTCCCTGGGGAAAGGCCATGCCAGGGTAGGGGGACTGCTGTGGCGGGGGgcaagctggggtggggggatgaTTGCAGCCCTGGCAGGCACTGTGCCACTGCTGGTCTGGGCACCCTGTCCATCCCAGTGCCATATGCAGGTCACTCCCAGAGCTGAGGAGCTCCCAGCCatgccaggctgtgcccagggGATGCTTTTGGCAGTGCAGGATCCCGCGGAGCTCAGAACAACATGGGGGGCCATTGAGGGTGTGCTGGGTTGGGGGGCTGGTGGCTACAGCTAacctgggggctgggggatgctcagATGCAGGTAATGCCCTGAGCAGCCGTCCTCAATTTCTGTGAGTGACGTCCGTGCGTCACCCGGCCAGCTGCGGGGCCTCCGGCGTTTCACAAAAGGAAGTTCCTGCCCCAGGATCCGGGTTCCTGCAGCCCTCCTGCCGCCGAGGGACAGGGCTGTGGTCCCTGCTGGTCAGCTGTCCCCCCACTGATGGCTCCCAGCCAACGTCCCATGGCCCATGGCCCCTAGGTAATGGTCTGCAGCCACTGTCCCATGGCTGATGTCCCCAGCCAATGTTCCCCGGCCACCATCCCTCAGGGGCTGCGGGATGGCACTACACCCTGAGGTCGGTGCGTGGGCAGGCAAATGTCGGGGTTACCAGCGGcaacttattttttctcttagaaaattTCCATATGCAAATCCTCATGCAGGCGAGGTGCTCGCCACCCTGGCTGCTTTCTCTGCCACTCCTGAGCAAGGGCAGGGACTCAGCCCGGCCATGCCTGTCCGTGATGGTCGCTGTTGCAGCAGAGACGCGGgtccctttgctgctgctgtccccatcccagatCCAGGGGTGCTCTGAGCGAACCAGAGCAAAGGCTGGAGCCCTGGGGGTCTGGGGAGGGGACCTGGGAAGACTTTTATCAGGGAAACACCAGGGCCAAGAGAGACACAGCAAAGCCCATGGCCCCCCTGGCCCCTCCAAGCTGGGCTGCACAGTGCGGGCGCCATGCCCTGCACCCCCCCATGCCCTGCACCCCGCTGTGTCCTGCACCCCCTCATGCCCGGCACCCCATCATGGGGCCATGCTAAGGggtttcctcttttcttctccctggggATGGCGAACTAGGCTCACACCGTGGCCACCCCACGCTCACCGCGTGCCCCCCGCTGCCACCCATGACCCCACGCCGGGCAGGGAAACAGCCTGGGGGGCCGCGGGTGGAGAGAAGGGCTCTGGCACCCATCGGGAGGATGTAAAATCAACCCTGACAGCAGCCGGGCCAGGATGTCCCTGCGGGCAGCACTGGCGCCGGGAAAGATGCTTCCACTGCCTTCAGACCGGGGGGATCCCGCTTGGACCGGGGGGGTCCCGTTTGGTGCGTGATGGGAGTCCCCGCTCCCATCCCGGTTTGGGTCCCCCCGGGCCGGTAGAGGGAGGTATCGGCCACGCCCCCCCCGTCGGGCGGCACCGGCGGAGTCGGGTGGTCCCGCGGCCCCGGAACGGCACCGGGGGCGGGGCCTTACCGGGGCGGGGCGTGGTTTtaccggggcggggcggcgggcgcgcagAGGGCAGGGcacagcggcggcagcagccccggcTCCGGGACGGCGAGCGGCACCGGGACGTGCCCCGGGACGGCGGCGGAGGTGagagcggagcggagccgagccGTGCGCGGAGCCccgagggcggcggggccgggcaggggatCCCCGGGGCCGGTCCCGGGCAGCCCGGTCGGTCGGTCCCTGCCCCTGTCCAGCCGCCGCTGGCTCGGTCCTGCTCCGTGCCGGTCCCATCCCGAATCTGCTCGGTGCGGCGGCCCCTGGGGGCCCCGGGGGAGGCAATGCCGGGGTGTCCCGGGAGGGGCACGATGCACTCCCGGGGAGGTGATCCCTTATCGGTGGCCTTGCAGGGGCTGTTGGGGACTCGCCACCacctgccctgccagcgagggCACGGGGCAGCAAGGGCACAGGGCAGCGGGCAGCCATGCTCTCGGAGCGATGGGCTCACCCCATCCCACCTGGTCCCCGACCCGGTCCCCATGGCTTGGGgacagccacacgggctgtgggacgTGGCTCTCCAGGGTGGAACACCCCAGGAACAGCTGCTCCCGCCGGCATTCCCTGTGCCAGCAGGCCTCagtgctctgcagcaggagccgTCGGGAAAGCCATGGCCCCCTGGTCACTGTGTGGCGGTACACAGGATGCTGTGGGCCTGGGCGCCTGCGGGACGCTTGGACCCCCCAGAGGTGTCTGTGCTTTGTAGGGCCGAATGCTTCAACCCAGTGCAGGATGGGCAGAGAAAATACCTGCCGCAGTGTCGGCACAGGCCGTGGCTGTGTTTCAGCCAGGGGCTGCGTGGGTTTGCCAAGGGGAACTGGTGCTGGGCTTTTCTGGTGGCCAGTCCCAAGCCTGAGCCTGGGGCATCCCTGGTGAGGGGGATGTGCTGTCTGGGACTGCTGCTGCGGCTCTTGCTCTGCCCTGGGAAGCAGGGACAGCCGAGGCTTTGGCACTCTTGGAAAGATGAGGAGTGACTGTAGGGTGTCTGGGAAGTGACAGTGACGTCCCTAGGGGACTGTGGGAGTAAGGTGGTGCTGATAAGGCCTGGCTGCTCCCCCACCGAGGCCAGTGGTCCCATGCACATCGTGGGGCCTCACTTAGCCCTGAGCTTCCTCCTTCGCTGTCACCAACAAcaccttctcctttctctgcactGAGGTCTCCCCCGGACAAGGGAAGTGCCTTTGCGGGGAGTTTCCCCCACACTCACTGCTTCTTGCAGCATATTTTCCTGCTGgtggttctcagggagctggagaAAGTTGAGCATTTGCATTAGCCCTGGACTGGTAGCTGTTTGAGGCAGCTCCAACCTGGCAGAGAGCAGCCGGGCAGCGCAGTGGAGAGCGGTGACCCACAGCAGTGCGGGGGCCACGGCCACACCGAGGGATGGCTGGgtgccccagcaccccatggCTGCCACCCACCTCGGCTCTGATGGGGCAGCGGAGCCCTCTCTGCCCATGGCActgcagctgggtgggcatcACCTCTCCCTGCCATGTGCCAGCCCCGTGCCGTGCCAGGCGGGAGATGCTGGGAACGGGACTGGAGCGGGGCTTTCACCTCTGTCGCAACAGCTTCACTTCCCCTCCCTTGGCTGCAGGATGGGTTGCGTGAAGTCAAAGGAAGCCGGCATCCAAGATAAGATAATAAAAACCGACCCCGACCCTGGCCCCAGCTTGCAGCAGGGCCACTATGTGAAGGACCCCACGGCCACCAACAGGAGGGTGAGTGGGGTCTACTGGGCAAGCTGCGGGTGCAGGGCTGAACCATCATGGGgagctcagcccctctcctcgccaGAGCTGCCACCACCGAGAGCAGGGCCAGCTGCAGGTGCTAGCAGTGCctgtgccctggggcagggggcttGGCCATGGGATGGGAGCCCAGTCCATGCTGGGGCAAAGCACAGGGCGAATCTGATGGGAATCAAGGAATtatggaaaaagggagagaaaattgaaggtgttgggaggggacagagatgCTGGCGCTGGGCAAGTTGTGGAAGGCAGCGCCAGTGCTGCCCCTCGGGTGCCCCcttgctgctgggggctggggccGTGGTGGGACCAAGACCTCCATGGGGTACGAGTCTCTGCCACCCGCAACATCACTCTCTGGTTTTGTCCCGCTTTGCAGAACAATGATGTCCCCAGTGTGGCCGCGTCCCCGCCTGAGGATGGTAGGTACAGGGGGAGCTGCAAGTGGGTGCACAAGGCAGGAGCGTGTGTGGGGAGGGTGACCAGGTCCTATCCTGCCTGGGTTAAACGCTGCTGGTCCTGGCCGGACGGGAGCTCTGGGCTTCCTCGAAGGCCGGACGTGGCTGTGACATGATGAAGATGGAAGTGCTGGCTGCTGCGGTGTTCCTGGTCAGGGTCCTGGCTGCACATGGCAGGGGTGGCTGTGTGCCCCATCCCAGCACGGTGAGGGGTGACCAGGGAGCTCCCTCGCTGCAGGCTCGGGGGACAATGTGGTGCTGGCATTGTACGACTACGAGGCGATGCACACTGGGGACCTGAGCTTCCAGAAAGGAGAGCGGCTCAAGGTGCTGGAGGAGTAAGTGCTGCTGGCGTCCCCTTGCCCTGGGGTCTCCTGGAGGCTTGCATGGCCCTGCTGGGGTTTGTTTCTGGAATTTGCCCCTggaggagccagcagtgcccagtgCTGGGTGCCATGGGCCAACCCGATGCTGTCTTTGTCGCAGGTCGGGGGAGTGGTGGCAAGCACAGTCGCTGGCAACAGGGCGTGAAGGCTTCATCCCCAGCAACTACGTCGCCCGAGCTGACTCACTGGAGACGGAGGAGTGAGTCCATCCCTCAGTGGCTCACCCTGGCCCCACACAGTCCTGTACTCCCCCACCACAGCTGTCCCCACTCCTGCCCCAtgtcctgcccccagccctgccccacgccagCCTTAGCTCTCCCAGCCCCATCAGTGTTCGTTGGTTCATTTGTTTCTGCTGCAGGTGGTTTTTCAAGGGCATCAGCCGGAAGGACGCGGAGCGGCAGCTCCTTGGCTCTGGGAATGTGATCGGGTCCTTTATGATACGGGACAGCGAGACGACGAAAGGTCTGGAGGACTGCCTATGGTGGGAGACACCTACCCAGACCGGGGGCCCTGCtttgctgtggggcagggactggggggTCACACGGTCCTGCTGTGAGTGTCCCCACAAAAGCCCATGGTGCTACATATCCAAGGCCcgtggtggggacaggggggacatcCCCCTTTGAGGGTGCTTTCAGTGTTTGGGGTGCAGGCATAGCTGGCCTCCtgctgggggctgagggggcagTGGTGGCACAgtggggacaggggctgcagtGGTGGCTCTGCTGGGTGATGGCACCAGATGTGCCATGAGGCTGGGATGGCTGGTCGCAGTGGGGACATGCCCTCTGCACGGGGGACGACAGCTCACCCCTTCCCAAACAGGTTGCTACTCGCTGTCTGTGCGGGACAGGAACGACCTGCAGGGCGGCACGGTGAAGCATTACAAGATCCGGACGCTGGATAATGGCGGCTTCTACATCTCCCCACGCAGCACCTTCGATACGCTGCAGGAGCTGGTCCAGTACTACAAGGGTGAGCCCTGGGGTGACTGCCCCCGCCAGCCCAGACAGGGCTTTGT harbors:
- the CCM2L gene encoding LOW QUALITY PROTEIN: cerebral cavernous malformations 2 protein-like (The sequence of the model RefSeq protein was modified relative to this genomic sequence to represent the inferred CDS: deleted 1 base in 1 codon), giving the protein MDCEAKKGKKGFVSPIKRLVFPKAARRPALRSSVYRRPLHSVPLYPPDYLIDPQILLHDYVEKEVKFLGHLTWVTASLNPSSRDEVLQLLDTARQLKELPLQTTPEQDSILSLSARCLLLTWRDNEELILRIPTHEIAAASYLRDDALHLLILKTGLGVDPVPAGAHPEVAPIGLLESFPAEKRPGGSWPEGGRLGGPMERRHTICSLDWRAARGGQEGRQGGSLERRRGGSWERRQRGRPSGSWERRQPCGGSWERRRAGTVGGSWERGAGFGSWERRHAGSNPLDPQDPCPDAYSNLIILAVPNRDAGEESCALICQVFQIIYGDQSIECVDRAGYHYTSTPTRPWLSSRSDSCRTDGTYGYDADFSCCSSFNGSHDTFEAYYSGASSPSFHQSHHSLATACSGSDQSSAGLEQLQDYMVTLRNKLSPQEIQQFALLLREYRLGTPVQEYCGELLRLYGDRRKFLLLGMRPFIPDQDIGYFETFLESIGIREGGILTDSFGRIKRSMSNTSASAVRSYDSWSLRSESESFNRMITDITHDIEALARDEEEEEEEEEDNYL